The Amycolatopsis methanolica 239 nucleotide sequence AAGCCCTCTACGCGTAGGGGCGGAAGCGGATCGTCGTGCCCGGCCGGGCCTGCGCGAGCGCGGGCAGCGCCCGCGGCACGACGACGGCGATCACCGGGTAGCCACCGGTGGTGGGGTGGTCGGCGAGGAACACCACCGGCAGCCCGTTCGGCGGCACCTGGATCGCGCCGGTGATCACGCCCTCGCTGGGCAGCTCCTCGCCCTCGCGCGCGTCGGTGCGCCGCAGCGCCGGACCGTCCACGCGCAGGCCGACGCGGTTGGACTCGCTGGTCACCGTCCACGGCACGGACAGCTGGTGGGCGGCGTCGCCGAACCAGTCGTCGCGTGGGCCGAGGACGACCGGGACGACCAGCTCGGGCGGGTTCGGCGGGGCGGTGACGGTGTCCGCGCCGTCCGGGATCCCGGCCGGCGCGCCCAGTGGCAGCACGGCGCCCGGCTCCAGTGGCGGCGGACCGATCTCGGACAGCACGTCGCGCGACCGGCTGCCCAGCTCGGGTTCGGCGTCGATGCCGCCGGAGACGGCGAGGTAGCAGCGCAGGCCGGTGTCCGGACGGCCGATGCTCAGGGCCTGCCCCGCGGCGAGGTGGACCGGCACGTGCGAGCCTGCCGGGCGGCCGTCGACGGCGACCGCGACCGGCGGGCCGGTGACCGCGACCGTGCAGGACGCGCGGGCCGTCACGGTGAGCCCGCCGAGCAGCGACTCGATCCCGGCCGCGCCCTCCGGGTTGCCGACGAGCCGGTTCGCCAGCCGCAGCGCCGGGACGTCGAGGGCGCCGGACGGCGGCACGCCGAGGTGGGCGTGCCCGGGGCGGCCGAGGTCCTGCACGAGCGCGAGCGGACCGGTCGCGACGACCTCCAGCGCGCGGCTCACCCGATCCTCCGGAACCGCACGCGGTCGCCGGGCGCGAGCAGGGCGGGCCGCTCGGCGCGGCTGTCGAACAGGACGGCGTCGGTGTGCCCGAGCAGGCGCCACCCGCCGGGCGACGAGCGCGGATAGACGCCGGTGAACTCGCCCGCGATGGCGACCGACCCGGCCGGGACGCGCGTGCGTGGAGTGTCCAAACGCGACTGGCGGAGCGGTTCGGGCAGGCCGGTGAGATAGCCGAACCCGGGGGCGAAGCCGGTGAACGCGACGGTGTAGGTGGCGCCGGTGTGCAGTTCGACGACCTCGGCGGCGGTGATGCCCGCGGTGCGCGCGACCAGGTCGAGGTCCTCGCCGTCGTAGCGGACGTCGATGGTGATCTCCCGCGGCTCGCCGCCGTTCCCGCCGTCCAGGTCGGCCGATTCCACGAACCTGCGGGCTTCGGCGAGCCCCGTGGAGCCCGGGCGCGCGGCGATCAGCACGGTGCGCGCACCCGGCACGACCTCGACGAGATCGGGCAGCCCCGCGGCGACCACAGCGGCACGGACGGCGCTCATCTCGGCCAGCGACTCGCACTCGACGAGCGCGGCGTCCGGGCCGTAACGCAGCCAGCGCACGCGGGCTAGCCCACTACGCGCTTGAGGTATAGCGAGACGTGCGGCTGCATGGGCTGGCCGACCATCGCGCGCTCCTCGACGTAGCCGAGGTCGCCGTTGTTGACCAGACCGTAGAGCCGCTGCGCGCCGGTGACCTCCTTGGCCGTGGAGGTGCGCACGACCGCGTCGGTGCCCAGCTCCCAGGACGTCTGGGTGCGCGGCTTGCCGTAGAAGACCTCGATGATGCCGGTGTTGTGGGCCAGCAGTAGTTCGAGCGTGTCGTCGGCCTGCGGGCGCCACCAGCCGACCTCGCGGGCGGCGGCGCGGACCACGTTGCCGTCGTCGTCGAGCAGCCAGGAGCGGGCCTCGTGGTAGAGGAACGGGCGGCCGTCGTGCGCGATGGTGAGCTGCTGCGCGATCCGCCGGGGCCCCTCGATGGTCGGGTAGTTGACCTCGCCCTCCCCGCGCCACACGCCGACCAGCGGCAACAGCGCCAGGCAGGCGTCGTTCAGGTTCGCGCCCTCGCGCAGGTTCGCGGTGTCCACCGGGATCGGCAGGTCGTCGAACTGCGGCAGGTTGCGCCCGCGCGTCGACTCGGCCCGTTCGGCGGCGGCTGCGACGGCGTCATCGCCGGATGTCATCGGTCAGCGCTGGTCGGCGTACAGCCGGTAGACGACGTACACGGTGAACCAGAGGATCGCGATGCCGGCGAGCACCAGCAGCGTCGTAAACAGGATCTCCACGTCCAGCAGGATAGCCGCCGGCAGGGGGTTCACTCGCCCCGCACCCGCGTGGTGAGCGCCACGCCCGCCGCCGGGTTCGTCCGGGTACGACGACGGCCACCCCCGCGGCGTGCGCGGGGGTGGCCGTCGAGGCGGGAATCAGCCGACCGAGATCGCGACCTGGTGCAGGCCGGGGCCCTCGGCGGTCACCGAGGCCTCGCCGTTGCCGGAGCGGTGCAGGGCACGCACCGTCCAGGCGCCGGGCGCGGCGTAGAACCGGAAGTCGCCCTCCGGGGAGGCCTGGACTTCGCCCGCGAAGTCGCCGTCACCGTTCAGCAGGCGCACGTAGGCGCCGCCGACCGGGCCGTCGCCGCCGACGACCTTGCCGGCAACCACGACCTGCCCGTTCGTGTCGATGTCCGCGGGCGTCGCCGTCTGGACCGGCGCGCCGCAACCGTCAGCACTCATCGTCACTTCCCCGTTCCGGTTTCGATCGGCACGCCGACCAGCGAGCCGTACTCGGTCCACGAACCGTCGTAGTTCTTCACGTCCTCGAGGCCGATCAGCTCGCGCAGCGCGAACCAGGTGTGGCTGGAGCGCTCACCGATGCGGCAGTAGGCGATGGTCGCCTTGGACGTGTCCAGGCCCGCCTCGTTGTAGAGCTCGGTGAGCTCCTCGGCGGTCTTGAAGGTGCCGTCCTCGTTCGCGGTCTTAGCCCACGGCACGTTCAGCGCCGTCGGGATGTGGCCGCCGCGCTGCGCCGACTCCTGCGGCAGGTGCGCCGGGGCCACCAGCTTGCCGGAGAACTCGTCGGGCGAGCGGACGTCGACCAGGTTCTTGGTGCCGATCGCGTCGACGACCTCGTCGCGGAAGGCGCGGATCGAGGTGTCCGGCTCCTTGGCGACGTAGTTGGTGCGCTCGCGCTTGACCTCGTCGGAGGTCAGCTCGCGGCCGTCCAGCTCCCACTTCTTGCGGCCGCCGTCGAGCAGCTTGACCTTGTCGTGGCCGTACAGCTTGAAGTACCAGTACGCGTAGGCGGCGAACCAGTTGTTGTTGCCGCCGTACAGGATGACGAGGTCGTCGTTGGAGATACCCTTCTCCGACAGGAGGGCCTCGAAGCCCGCCTTGTCGACGAAGTCGCGGCGGACCGGGTCCTGCAGCTCGGTCTTCCAGTCGATCTTGACCGCGCCGCGGATGTGGCCACCGTCGTAGGCGGTGGTGTCCTCGTCCACCTCGGCGAAGACCACGCCGGGGGTGTTCAGGTTCTCCTCGGCCCACTGCGTGGTGACCAGGACGTCTTCACGGCTCATGAGAGCACTTCTCGCTTTCTTCTTCTCGTGGGTGGACTGTCAGGAAGCCTGGCTCGGCGCGACGCGCCGGATCAGGAGGTACATCTCGCAGCCGAGGCAGAAGTTGAAGGCCGCGTTGAGGAACGCCGCGAACAGCGCGAACGCCGTCGCGACGATGCCGAGCGCCGTGACCCCGGTGGCGTAGCCGACGGTGCCGACCAGCGCGAACACGAACCCGACCGCCTGGGCGAACCGCAGCGGCGCCGCGTCCTCCCGCTCGGACGTCGGCGCGAGCCGGGGCGCCACGAGGTAGCGGTAGAGCAGCGAGTACGGGGCCGGCTTGAGGCCGATGAACGCGCCGATCGCGAACACGACCGTCTGGACGGCCAGCAGCGGCCACCAACCCGTGATCAGGACCACCGCGAGCACGACGGTCGTGATGACGGCCGCGAAGCGCGGTCCACGGGGGTCTACGGCTGGGCCTGCTGACATGTCACCTCCCTGGCGGGGCGCGCGTGAGCGCGCGTCGGAATGGGTTTTTCCGGCGGGGGGAGAAGCGGGTACGGCTGAGGCGGACCCGCTAGGGCAGACACAGGCTGCTGCGCACGCGGCAGAAGTCGACCGCGCGGCGTTGCGTCAGCAGAGTGAGGGGCAGCCTGCACACGAGCGTCAGGCTACCCGGACGTCCCTGAAAGTGGGAGTGGCGTCCACCCAGTGAGAGCATTCCCACGATCCAAGAAAAAAATTCGGCCCAGGTCAGCGGTGTGCCACTCGGCCACACGCGGCAGGAGGTGCGGTGGGAGGGCTGCCGGCGGTGCGGCCAGCGGCGCGTCACTCAGTCACGGGCGGGAAGGCGCGCCGGCCGCCAACAGCGCAGCCGGCTGCGTGTCAATCCGTCACACGCGCCGGGAGGTGCGGCGCGAGGGCTTCCAGCAGCGCGGGAGCCTTCGGCACGCCGCCGACGCGCAGCAGCTCGGTGCCGTCGGACCCGTAGGCGATCGTGGTCGGCGTGCGCAGCACACCCAGCGCCCGCGCGACCTCCGGCTGGTTCGTCACGTCCAGCTCGACGTGGTTCAGGCCGTCGGTGCGCTCGGCCAGCGGGCCGAGCAGGGCGCGGGTGTGCCGGCACGGGGTGCAGAACGTGGTGGAGATCTGCACCAGGGTGACGCTGGCGCCGGTGTCGAGCGCGGCGGCGACCGGCTCGGGCAGCCCGGCCGCGGGCGCCCGGCGAGCCGCCCGGACGCGCCCGTTGCGCGCCTTGAGCAGCCCGCCTGCGACGGCCGCGACCACCAGCGTGCCGAGCACGACCCACACGCCCGTCATCCGCGCCTCACCCTCCGGTAGAGCTGGTCGCCCCGCTGAACCTCACGTTCTTGGCCTCGCCCTTGATGGTGACCGAACCGCTGTTCACCTGTACCGCCGTCGGGGTGACCTCGAACGGGAGGTTGCCGGTGTCGATCGTGGCCTTGAAGTTCGGCAGCAGGGCTTGCTGCACAGCTTCGGGAACAACGGTCGTCTCCTTGTCATTCCCGTACTGCAGCCGCTTCGGCACGATGTCGATCGCCGTGCCGTGTAGTTCGATCATCGCGAAGCAGAAGATCTCCAGCTGCTGGCCCGCGATCTGCACGTACCCGGAGATGCGGACGCCCGCCCTGGACTTGTCCTGCTCGTCCTCGGTCGTGCCCTCCTGGCCCTGCTGGTCACCACCGGAGCCGCTGTCGGTGCCGCTGTCGGCGTCCTGGCCGGTCTCGACGTACTCGATGCTGGACGGCTCGATCCGCAGGTCGTCGACCTTGGTCAGCGGGTCCACCTTGTTGATGTCGCTGGCCTTGATCGTGACCTGGGCCTCCAGGCGGCCGATGTCGATCGCGTCGGTGTTGCCGTTGACCAGGTCGGACAGCGGGGCTGTGACGTCGTAGAGGTCGGCCGTCACACCGACGTCCTGCAGGTCCTTGATCGGCACGCCGGACGCGGACAGTGAGATGTGCCCGTAGTCGCCGCCGATCGCCTGCGTGGTGAACGGGAAACCGTGGATCGTGACGGACGGGTCGTCGCTCAGCTTCAGCTGCTCGCGCGCCTTCTGCGACACCGCGTGCTCGGCATACGCGGCGAGCCCGAAATCGGCCCCGACCAGGAGCGCGAGCAGCACGACGAGACTGATGACGATGCGGCGGGCGCGGCGTCCACGGCGGCGCGATCCCGCTGGTGGCACGGCTCGGTCCTGGGTCGCAGGTCTGCTCACTCTTCGTGTCCGATCTGTCTCGTGTCCGGGTCCTGGACAGCCCGAGGCTACGGGGCAACAGTGTGACGTCAGTGTGACGGTGGCTGCAGAGCAGGTGGTTTCCACCAGTTCACCCGCTAGTCTTGTCCGCTAAGACCAGGGGCGCTCAAAGGCTACGGACTAGCAAGAAGGCGGTGTGGCGATGAGCCTGGACCTGCTCGTACTCACGTCCGAGGCGGAAGCCACCGCAGTCCTCCCAGCTCTCGACCTTCTGCCGCACACGGTACGCGTCCGGGCGCCGGAGGTCACCGCGCTCCTCGACGCGGGCCACCGGGACGTCATCCTGCTGGACGCGCGCACCGATCTCGCGTCGGCCAAGAGCCTCTGCCGGCTGCTGAAGGGCACCGGCGAGGACGAGGGCAGCACGCCGATCATCGCGGTCATCGGCGAGGGCGGCCTGGTCGCGGTCAGCGCCGAGTGGCGCACCGACGACATCCTGCTCCCCACCGCGGGCCCGGCCGAGGTCGACGCCCGGCTGCGGCTGGCGACCACCCGCGACGGCGGCGCCACCCAGGTGGACACCGAGCTGCGGGTCGGTGACCTGGTGATCGACGAGGCGACGTACACCGCACGGTTGCGCCGCCGCACCCTCGAGCTCACCTACAAGGAGTTCGAGCTGCTCAAGTACCTCGCGCAGCACGCGGGCCGGGTGTTCACCCGCGCCCAGCTGCTGCAGGAGGTCTGGGGCTACGACTTCTTCGGTGGCACCCGCACCGTCGACGTGCACGTCCGGCGCCTGCGCGCCAAGCTCGGCCCCGAGCACGAGCAGATGATCGGCACCGTGCGCAACGTCGGCTACAAGTTCGAGCGTCCGGCCAAGGCCGGCGCCAAGCCCGGCGTGACTTCGCTCAACTTCGACCCGAGCGAGCTGTCCACGGAGTTCTCCACCCCCTGATCAGGGATAGCGTGAATCCGTGCTGACAGTGGTGTGGGTCGACGAACTGGACGAAACGACTACGCGCGAGGTGCGTGAGCTGCTGCTCGCCGCCCGCAAGGTGGACGGGCGACCGGACATCTCCCCCGGCGAGCCGTTGCCGGGCGAGTTCGCGTCCGGTCCGCACCTGCTGGCCCGCTCCGACGGCGTGCTCGCCGGGTACGCCCACCTGGACACCTCCGGGGACGCGTTCGGCCGCCAGGTCGCCGAGCTGATCGTGCGCCCGGACCACCGGCGCCGGGGCGTGGGCACCGAGGTGCTGTCCGCGCTCGTCGACCGCGCCGGCGGCGCGCAGCTGCGCGTCTGGGCTCACGGCGACCACCCCGGCGCCGCGGCCCTCGCCGAACGAGCGGGCTTTTCGCGTGCCCGCGAGCTGCTGGTCATGCACACCCCGGTCGACCCAGACTGGCCGGAGCCCCGGCTGCCCGAGGGCGTCTCGCTGCGCACCTTCGTGCCCGGCCAAGACGAGCAGGCCGTCATCGAGGTGAACGCCCGCGCCTTCGACTGGCACCCCGAGCAGGGCAGGCTCACCGTCGACGACCTGCGCGCCGAGGAGGCGGCGGACTGGTTCGACGCGGATGGGTTCTTCCTCGCCGAGGACAGCACGGGCAAGCTGCTCGGCTTCCACTGGACGAAGGTGCACCCGGCCAACCCGCGCCGGTTCGGCGGCCGGGAGACCGGCGAGGTGTACGTCGTCGGCGTCGACCCCGGCGCGCAGGGCGGCGGGCTGGGCAAGGCCCTGACGCTGGCCGGCCTGCGGTACCTCCGCGACCGCGGCCTGCCCCAGGTGATCTTGTACGTGGAAGGCGACAACGCGCCCGCGATAGCCGTTTATTCGCGACTCGGTTTCACCCGTCACGAGGTCGACGTCCAGTACGAACGGTGATCAGCGTTCCGTTACGTTAACCCTCCGCCAACCTTCCATCACGGAACATGTACCCGCAGGTCACGGGCCGGACACGACGCCCGTTCGGGTGACGTTGTCCCGCTCACATTGGCGGCCTTGTTCACTTTGCGTTCATCTGTATAGAGGCGCGCGTCCACCCGTGCTGCCTAATGTCCGGTTGCGACGAATGGCTATCACTAGCTGGAGGACATGAAGTGAAGATCATGCGGCCGATGGGTGCTCTCGGCATCGCGGCGAGCGCTGCCCTCGTGCTCGCGGCCTGTGGCACCGACCCGGCGTCGACGGGCAACACCCAGACCTCGGGTGCGGCGACCGCGCCGACCGCGACCGCGAACGTCGAGTGCGGCGGCAAGTCGCCGCTCACCGGTGAGGGTTCGACGGCCCAGAAGACCGCGGTGGACATCTTCGCCCAGCAGTACACCAAGGCCTGCTCCGGCCAGATCGTGAACTACAACGCGACCGGCTCCGGCTCGGGCGTCAAGCAGTTCACCGCCAAGCAGGTCGACTTCGGCGGCTCGGACTCGCCGCTGAAGGCCGGTGACGAGCAGACCAAGGCCAACGAGCGCTGCGCCGGAGGCGAGGCGTGGAACCTGCCGCTGGTCGTCGGCCCGGTGGCCATCGCCTACAAGCTGGACGGCGTCTCCTCGCTCACGCTGAACGGCGAGGTCACGGCCAAGATCTTCAACGGCCAGATCACCAAGTGGAACGACCCGGCGATCGCCGCCCTCAACGCGGGCGTCAACCTGCCGGACAAGCCGATCCAGGTTTTCTCGCGGTCCGACGAGTCGGGCACCACCGACAACTTCCAGACCTACCTCGAGGCCGCCTCGAAGGGCGCCTGGACGCAGGGCACCGGCAAGGCCTTCAAGGGCGGCGTCGGCAACGGCGCGCAGGGCTCCAACGGTGTCGCCTCGGGCATCCGGGCCGCCGACGGCGCCATCGGCTACATCGAGTCGTCCTACGTCAAGGACGGCCTGAGCGCCGCCAAGCTGGACAGCGGCTCCGGCGCCGTCGAGCTGACCCCGGAGAACGTGGCCAAGGCGCTCGACGCCGCGACCTTCCGCACCCCGGGCAGCAACGACCTGGCCATGGACCTCAAGGCCATCTACGCCAGCAACACCCCGGGCGCGTACCCGCTGCTGCTGACCACCTACGAGATCGTCTGCTCGAAGGGCTACGACGCCGACACCGCCAAGGCGATGAAGGCGTTCCTGACCGTGGCTGCCACCACCGCTCAGCAGCCGATCGCCGAGAAGGGTTTCGTGCCGCTCCCGCAGTCCCTGCAGGACAAGGTGCTGACCTCGATCAACGCGATCTCCTGACGATCGACCGCCACCCCAGAACGGGTTGCACTGAGTAACTGATGAGCGAGTCACTCGCGAGGCGGACGCCCACCGGGGACACCGGTGGGCGTCCGCTTGCGTCTAGACCACTCCCGGAGGCCCCCGATTACGGCGCAACCACCGGCCACTGAGCGAACCCCCTCACTGGCCTCACCGAACAAGACCGCGAAGGTGCGGCCGGGTGACCGCATCTTCAAGAACCTGAGCACCGGCGCGGGCATCTTCGTCGTCGCACTCATCGCGCTGATCGGGATCTTCCTGCTGGTGCAGGCGATTCCGGCACTGGGCGCGAACGAGGTCAACTTCCTCACCTCCCGCATCTGGGAGACCGGCGACCCCACCCACCTGCGGTTCGGCATCCTGGACCTGCTGCTGGTCACGATCTACACCTCGCTGGTGGCCCTGATCATCGCGATGCCGATCTCGCTGGGCATCGCGTTGTTCCTGACCCAGTACGCCCCGCGCCGGCTGGCGCGGCCGTTCGCCTACGTGGTCGACCTGCTGGCCGCGGTGCCCTCGATCATCTTCGGTCTGTGGGGCATCCTCGTGCTGGCGCCGAAGATGGCGCCGGTGTCGCAGTGGCTGAACGAGACCCTCGGCTTCATCCCGATCTTCGGCACCGGCAACGTGTTCCCGAACTACTCGGGCACGATCTTCACGGCGGGCGTGGTGCTCGCGGTGATGCTGCTGCCGATCATCACCTCGCTGTCCCGCGAGGTGTTCGAGCGCACGCCAACCGCCCACATCGAGGGCGCGCTCGCGCTCGGCGCCACCCGCTGGGAGGTCATCCGGACGACGGTGCTGCCGTTCGGGAAGGCCGGTTACGTCGGCGCGTCGATGCTCGGCCTGGGACGCGCCCTCGGCGAGACGATCGCGCTGGCGGTCATCCTGTACATCCCCCGCGGGCACTTCTTCGACTGGAGCGTGTTCGACGGTGGCGCGACGTTCGCGTCGCAGATCGCCGCGAACTACGCGGAGTTCAACAACCCCACGTCGGCCGGCGCCTACATCGCGGCCGGTCTGGTGCTGTTCGTCCTGACCTTCGCGGTGAACTTCGCGGCCCGGACGATCATCGGCGAGCGGAAGGCGGACTGATGACCTCGACACTGTCCGAGACCGAACGGCTGGCGTCGCCGCCGGCGTTCCAGCAGGTCAGCGCGGGCCGCAAGGCCAAGAACGCGCTCGCCACGGTGCTGGTGTGGCTGTCGTTCCTGATCGCCGTCGCCCCGCTGGTGTGGGTGCTCTACACGGTGATCGCGAACGGCATCAAGCGCATCCCGTACACCAACTGGTGGAGCCAGGACTTCGGGTCGGTGCTGTCCGACGAGGTCGGCGGTGGTGTCCTGCACGCCATCATCGGCACGCTCGAACAGGGCCTGATGTGCGCGGTCATCTCGGTGCCGCTCGGCCTGCTGGTCGCCATCTACCTGGTGGAGTACGGGCGGGACACCCGGCTGGCCAAGGTCACCACGTTCATGGTGGACATCCTCTCCGGTGTCCCCTCGATCGTGGCCGCGCTGTTCATCTACGCGCTGTGGATCACCACGTTCGGCCTGCCGCGCAGCGGGTTCGCCGTGTCGCTGGCCCTGGTGCTGCTGATGATCCCGGTCGTCGTGCGCTCCGCGGAGGAGATGCTGCGGATCGTGCCGGACGACCTGCGCGAGGCGTCCTACGCGCTGGGGGTGCCGAAGTGGAAGACGATCATGAAGATCGTCCTGCCGACGGCCATGTCCGGCATCATCAGCGGTGTCATGATGGCCCTGGCCCGCGTCATGGGCGAGACCGCGCCGCTGCTGGTGCTGGTCGGTTACTCGGCGTACGTCAACTGGGACCTGTTCGGTGACAACCAGGCGTCGTTGCCGCTGCTGATGAACACCGAGCGGGCCACGAACTCCATGGAACCGGGTAGCGTCGGATTCGACCGGATCTGGGGCGCCGCGCTGACCCTCGTCATCATCATCGCCCTCATCAACCTGATCGCCACGGTGGTCTCCCGCCTGGTCGCCCCGAAGAAGAAGTGAGCGTTCCGCAATGGCCAAGCGAATCGACGTCAAGGACCTCGACATCTACTACGGCAAGTTCCACGCCGTCGACAGCGTCACGCTGTCCGTGCCGCCGCGGAACGTCACGGCCTTCATCGGCCCGTCGGGCTGCGGCAAGTCGACCGTGCTGCGCACGCTGAACCGGATGCACGAGGTCATCCCGGGCGCGCGGGCCGAGGGTCAGGTCCTGCTCGACGGCGAGGACATCTATGCGTCCTCGGTCGACCCGGTACAGGTGCGCCGCACGATCGGCATGGTGTTCCAGCGGCCCAACCCGTTCCCGACGATGTCCATCCGGGACAACGTGGTGGCCGGGCTGAAGCTGGCGGGCACGAAGAACAAGAAGAAGCTCGACGAGATCGCCGAGCGGGCGCTGCGCGGCGCGAACCTGTGGAACGAGGTCAAGGACCGGCTCAACAAGCCGGGCGGCAGCCTCTCCGGTGGTCAGCAGCAGCGGCTCTGCATCGCGCGGGCCATCGCCGTGCGCCCGGACGTCCTGCTGATGGACGAGCCGTGCTCGGCGCTGGACCCGATCTCCACGCTCGCGATCGAGGACCTGATCGCCGAGCTGAAGAAGGACTACACCATCGTGATCGTCACGCACAACATGCAGCAGGCGGCGCGGGTGTCGGACCAGACGGCGTTCTTCAACCTCGCCGGTGTCGGCCAGCCGGGACGGCTGGTCGAGATCAACGACACGGAGAAGATCTTCTCCAACCCGAACGAGAAGGCGACCGAGGACTACATCTCGGGCCGGTTCGGCTGATCATCGTTCGTCGACGACCCCCTCGGTTGGTGCTGAGGGGGTCGTTCTTTTTTTCCGGGGCAGCAGGGGCCTGCCCACGGCGGTGCGGTTCTCGGCCGCGGGAACGTCTGCCGGTGACCGGCCGCCACGGTTCGTCACTTCGAACGCGGGCTCGATCGCTCCGCCGAGCCGGTCGAACATCCGCATCGGAACCGCCGGTCGCGTGGAGCACCTCCTCGTTCCAGCCCGGTTGGATGTAGCCGGCCACGACCTCGGCGCCCAGCTCCTGGCCAGGTCGAGCTTCCGCGATCCACCGGCCGCGCCGATGACCCTGGCGCCCGCGGCTCGGGCGAGTTGCACCAGCAGGCTGCCCGCCCCACCGGCCCGCCGCTTCGACCCAGCACCCACTCGCCTGCGGCGGTCCTGGCGTTCTCGACCAGGCCCAGCACCGTCTGCCGTCGCTGTGGAGTGCCGTGGCGTCCGGCAGTACCTGGGCGTCGGGCACCGGGAACAGGTCGGCCACCGCGGCCACAGCCCACTCGGCGAAGCCGCCGGCCTCGCCCGTGCCAGCCACGGTGCGGCGGCCCAGCCAGTCCTGGTCGACCTGCTCGCCGACCGCGTCCAACCGCCCGGCGACCGGGCTGCCAAGCACGTACGCGACTGGTCGTGCCAGCTGTCGGTGCCGCGGCGGATCCGGGTCTCCGCGCAAGGTCAGGCCCGCCACCTCGACCACGACCTGTCCCGTTCCCGGAGCCGGTGGTCCCCTCACTCACCGACTGGTGATCTCCACGTCGGTGGAGGCAGGCAGTGAGGCAAATCCGGTGGGAACTGTCGGTGGGTGCCGCTAGCGTCGGGGACGTGGTTCAGGTTCACGTGGAAGGTGTCGGCGGGCGGTTGCCGAAACCGCGGGCGCTCGCGGCGGCCGGGCGGGCGCTCGGCGCCATCCCGCCGCCGCTGCAGGTGCTGATCGGGATCGTCAGCGTGCAGGTGGGCGCGTCGCTCGCCAAGCAGCTCTTCGCGGTCGCCGGGCCGGCCGGGACGGTCGCGCTGCGGTTGTTCTTCGCCGCGGTGGTGCTGCTGCTCGTATGGCGCCCGGTGCTTCGCATGGGCCGCCGGGCGCTGCCGGTGGTCCTCGCCTACGGCCTGGTGCTCGGCACCATGAACCTGACCTTCTACCAGGCGCTGGCGCGCATCCCGCAGGGCATCGCGGTCACCATCGAGTTCCTCGGGCCCCTCGCGGTCGCGCTGGCTGGGTCCCGGCGCTGGCTCGACGTGCTGTGGGCGCTGCTGGCGGCAGGCGGCGTCGTGTTGCTCGCCGAGACGCGGGGCGACCTGTCGATGCTCGGCATCGTGTTCGCGCTCGTCGCAGGCGCCTGCTGGGGGCTGTACATCCTGCTCAGCGCGTCCCTCGGCAAGCGCACAGAGGAGGGCAAGGGCCTCGCGCTGGGCATGGCCGTCGCGGCGGTCGCGGCGATGCCGGCGGGAGTGGTCGAGAGCGGCACGAGCCTGCTGTCGCCGTGGGTGCTGCTGATCGGGCTCGCGGTGGCGCTGCTGTCGTCGGTCGTCCCGTACTCGCTCGAGCTGGAGGCGCTGCGCAAGATCCCGCCGCGCGTGTTCGGCATCCTGATGAGCCTCGAACCGGCCGTCGCGGCGCTGTCCGGGCTCCTGGTGCTCGGGGAGGCCCTGCACCCACTGCAGTGGCTGGCCATCTGCTGCGTCGTCGCGGCCTCGATCGGGGCGACCCGCTCGGTGCGGGATGCGCCCTGATCGACCTCGGTAGGCTGGTCGCATGACCGTGCTCGACGAAGTCGGCCACTCAGCTGCGCTGCTTCGAGCGCTCCAGCGTGAACTCATGGTCTACAAGTTCGGCATCGACGAGCTGATGACCAAACTGCGGATCCTGTCCGAGGAGTTCGACTTCGCCAACCAGCACGACCCGATCGAGCACCTGGCGAGCCGCGTCAAGGCGCCCGAAGCGATCCTCGACAAGCTCGCCCGCAAGGGCCTGGAGCCGAGCATCGAGGCGATCCGCGAGCACATCGAGGACGTCGCCGGGATCCGCGTGGTGTGCCCGTTCGTGCCGGACGTCTACCTGGTCGCCGACATGCTGGGC carries:
- a CDS encoding EamA family transporter — translated: MEGVGGRLPKPRALAAAGRALGAIPPPLQVLIGIVSVQVGASLAKQLFAVAGPAGTVALRLFFAAVVLLLVWRPVLRMGRRALPVVLAYGLVLGTMNLTFYQALARIPQGIAVTIEFLGPLAVALAGSRRWLDVLWALLAAGGVVLLAETRGDLSMLGIVFALVAGACWGLYILLSASLGKRTEEGKGLALGMAVAAVAAMPAGVVESGTSLLSPWVLLIGLAVALLSSVVPYSLELEALRKIPPRVFGILMSLEPAVAALSGLLVLGEALHPLQWLAICCVVAASIGATRSVRDAP
- a CDS encoding GTP pyrophosphokinase — protein: MTVLDEVGHSAALLRALQRELMVYKFGIDELMTKLRILSEEFDFANQHDPIEHLASRVKAPEAILDKLARKGLEPSIEAIREHIEDVAGIRVVCPFVPDVYLVADMLGRQDDVEVVRTKDYIAEPKPNGYRSLHLIVRIPVFLSDRVERVKVEIQMRTVGMDFWAAVEHKLFYKYAGTAPADFADELRAAAETAADLDARMTALHRRLQGGPS